CCAATTCCTGTACGGCCCTTACTCCAAAGGCGTCATCTCCCCTTAAAGGGTTTCCAATCCCCATCACGAGTAACCGTTCACATCCACTTAGCCAGCTCGTTAAACGCCTAAGGATCGTCCACTCATCAGCGTTTAACCTGCTTACACCTCTTTTTATACCTATACTCAATGTGGCATGTTCCCTCTATGGAAACCATGCATGGGCCGACTGGGCTTTGCGGGGTACATCTTACCGAAAATAGGGGGCATTCCTCAGGGTCTGCGATGCCTCTCAACACCTCTCCGCATAAACATCCTTTAGGCTTCCCGAATTCTCCGCTACTCAAATCTCCTATGGAGTCTTCAAATTTAAGCCTAGCATCGTATTTTTCATACTCCGGTTTCAACTTCATACCAGACTTTTCAATTTCAGGGAAACCCCTCCAATGAACCTTAATTGGATAGAAGACTTGGTTAATCATGTTCAAGGCTTTAAGGTTTCCCTCAGGCTTCACGCTCCTCACATACTCGTTCTCAACACGGGGGGGTCCTTCATAAATCTGTTTAACCAACATAAGCACGGCCATCAAGACGTCGAGGGGTTCAAAACCCGCGATTACTTGAGGTATGTTAAATTCCTTCAACAACCTTTCATATGGAGTTAGCCCGATGATTGTGGAGACGTGGCCCGGTTGGATTAACCCATCCAGCTTTAACTCCCCCATGCTCAATAGTTTCTGGACGGCTGGTGGAATGTACCTGTGGCAGCTGAGGATGGAGAAGTTTTCCGGCGGACTGTTAATTATCGTTGAAGCTGTGCTGGGAGCAGTTGTTTCAAAGCCTACACCCATGAACACTACTTCTTTACCGGTTTTAAGAGCTATGTTAACTGCGTCAGAGACGCTGTAAACGATTCTTACATCGCATCCTTTGGCTCTCATGTCGAGGAGTGATCTATCGTATCCCGGAGATTTCAACACGTCTCCGTAGCCTGTGATGACTACACCCTTCTCCGCCAAGGTGATGGCCTCCTCATACTCCTCCGGCGGGGTGACGCATACAGGACACCCTGGACCAGCCTTAACCTTCACGTTAACTCGCTCCAGCAATGAGTCTAGGCCATATCGAAGCAGGGTGTCTTGATGGGTTCCACAAACATGCATGAAAGTGGCCTTCACACCATACTCTTTGATTTTACCAACAATCTTCAAGGCGAGGTCTCTGTCCCGGAACCTAAAGGTCTCCAACTTCATCTCCCTTTTCCAACTCTAAAATCTCCTTCCAGATCTCCAAGGTTTTCAAAGCGTCTTCCTCCTTAAGCACTTGAATGGCGAACCCAGCGTGCACCAGTACGTAATCTCCCTCCACGACTTCTACCAGTGTTAAATCCACATCCCTTAACACGCCGTCTCCGAAATCCACCTTACCCTTAGAACCCTCCACTTTCAAC
The nucleotide sequence above comes from Candidatus Bathyarchaeia archaeon. Encoded proteins:
- the hypD gene encoding hydrogenase formation protein HypD — encoded protein: METFRFRDRDLALKIVGKIKEYGVKATFMHVCGTHQDTLLRYGLDSLLERVNVKVKAGPGCPVCVTPPEEYEEAITLAEKGVVITGYGDVLKSPGYDRSLLDMRAKGCDVRIVYSVSDAVNIALKTGKEVVFMGVGFETTAPSTASTIINSPPENFSILSCHRYIPPAVQKLLSMGELKLDGLIQPGHVSTIIGLTPYERLLKEFNIPQVIAGFEPLDVLMAVLMLVKQIYEGPPRVENEYVRSVKPEGNLKALNMINQVFYPIKVHWRGFPEIEKSGMKLKPEYEKYDARLKFEDSIGDLSSGEFGKPKGCLCGEVLRGIADPEECPLFSVRCTPQSPVGPCMVSIEGTCHIEYRYKKRCKQVKR
- a CDS encoding HypC/HybG/HupF family hydrogenase formation chaperone, yielding MCLAVPGKVLKVEGSKGKVDFGDGVLRDVDLTLVEVVEGDYVLVHAGFAIQVLKEEDALKTLEIWKEILELEKGDEVGDL